A stretch of the Uranotaenia lowii strain MFRU-FL chromosome 3, ASM2978415v1, whole genome shotgun sequence genome encodes the following:
- the LOC129753313 gene encoding 5'-3' exoribonuclease 1-like, translating to KGTLKEVRVKVFNFPSRNKSMVVHIDRHLDEMAKTTQILAQEMLDRVVFVSWPHLVEAKVVKVQDAQMIYTAKTSTANNGQFFNTCMRSIVDHHFNRLAIDLGEITQLVSVKTCIGSEYVLQNNCFVLRKLWNSFESMYPIQSIVTEVNEVLKTLKPYIEIHQMYPENSVVFLRATQWYGSLGHVIEVTPNPKRIKTRFEIYSEPDLEKIVVLNEVSKQQYKTMMDAAACIGISINLLSRISSSIFIVHGARRSLNMDEQGKVNIGLQIRNVTRNEHVVGYTQKLNDKWMFSEKAIELIKSYYGKAPVLFERLEVFGRTDVLFESEMFAENSENGSQLKELVAWLKTQPHTKAERRSCGSKMLEPTAFEALIKLINDHREKTPIIQTMFVHPSDLFKPEMKKAKTIDPKADHELLDRVIVAQDTEIVPLGTRGTIIGIHVFKDVNSIRQERSKEEDKFFDVLLDKEHQNGSHMFGIEASDKRVIRLAENAILNISYGTADYECKQIDTTPMLKSAEELVMKPSTSMHPPAQAIAYPAKPPPTAESIKKRLNERIEKKDPTKAFVFASQNQNNPSMVGQNGPPNCNFELLWKKLRDNAQAPSYFDERDIKSFLAKESIPATASMKNIPLAAHASAVPINNDPTDMLKKMLKISGDHHSLSGGTGFINNAKVDSFVPGDVLMNVPVPENLPKPPLSWKIANAAAGIEAPGNNLSQSAVISAHMANNVPIKPNPFLAALNNSSMPNLNSMACQTGHRLNTMILTSVPAQIPNIDQRGPIGPQNLSFNRNVPAGTGAFVPLQALKKQRPLRSGGGGGGNAKQNEIKQKQSKTRKTNNSNEERSKQDESNPNRDVKPATKPKTKKPPSSTTNSTANDAAESSKTNKPVTQKQPKERKMKIAANFAQPLPEV from the exons AAGGGTACTCTGAAAGAAGTTCGAGTTAAAGTGTTCAACTTTCCAAGTCGTAATAAAAGCATGGTAGTGCACATAGATCGGCATCTTGATGAAATGGCAAAAACTACACAAATTTTGGCTCAAGAAATGCTCGATCGTGTAGTTTTCGTCAGTTGGCCACATTTAGTCGAAGCGAAAGTAGTCAAGGTGCAAGATGCACAAATGATCTACACTGCAAAGACATCTACAGCAAACAATGGACAATTTTTCAACACTTGCATGAGAAGCATCGTCGACCA tcatttcaatcgGTTAGCGATTGACTTGGGTGAAATTACTCAACTTGTTTCCGTAAAAACATGCATAGGAAGTGAGTACGTTTTACAGAATAATTGCTTTGTGTTGAGGAAGCTTTGGAATTCGTTTGAAAGTATGTACCCTATTCAGTCAATTGTTACTGAAGTGAACGAGGTACTGAAAACTTTGAAACCTTATATCGAAATTCACCAGATGTACCCAGAAAATAGTGTAGTTTTTCTCAGAGCTACTCAGTGGTATGGGAGCCTGGGTCATGTAATCGAAGTGACTCCAAATCCCAAACGTATCAAAACGAGATTTGAAATCTACAGTGAGCCTGATTTGGAAAAGATAGtagttttgaatgaagtttCTAAACAGCAGTACAAAACGATGATGGATGCAGCTGCCTGTATAGGGATTTCAATCAATCTTCTAAGTAGGATTTCGAGTTCCATCTTTATCGTGCACGGTGCGAGACGTTCACTGAATATGGACGAGCAAGGTAAAGTTAACATCGGTTTACAAATACGTAATGTAACGAGGAACGAGCATGTTGTTGGATACACGCAAAAGCTCAATGACAAATGGATGTTTTCTGAAAAGGCCATTGAACTTATAAAAAGCTACTACGGAAAAGCGCCTGTGTTGTTTGAGCGCTTGGAAGTTTTTGGGAGAACCGATGTTCTTTTCGAAAGTGAAATGTTTGCAGAAAATAGCGAAAACGGGTCTCAATTGAAGGAACTCGTAGCATGGTTAAAGACTCAACCGCACACCAAAGCAGAGAGACGTTCCTGTGGTTCCAAAATGTTAGAACCAACAGCGTTTGAAGCACTGATAAAGCTAATAAATGACCACAGAGAAAAAACACCCATTATACAAACCATGTTTGTACATCCATCAGATTTATTCAAGCCTGAAATGAAAAAAGCCAAGACTATCGATCCTAAAGCTGATCATGAGCTACTTGATCGTGTTATCGTTGCGCAAGACACAGAGATTGTTCCACTAGGAACTAGAGGAACCATTATTGGAATTCATGTATTTAAAGATGTCAATTCAATTAGGCAGGAAAGATCAAAAGAAGAGGAcaaattttttgatgttttgcTCGATAAAGAACATCAAAATGGCTCGCACATGTTCGGTATAGAAGCTAGTGATAAGCGTGTGATTCGACTGGCTGAAAATGCCATACTAAACATATCCTATGGAACAGCTGACTATGAGTGCAAACAAATTGACACCACTCCGATGTTGAAATCTGCCGAAGAATTAGTCATGAAACCAAGCACTTCGATGCACCCTCCAGCCCAGGCAATTGCCTATCCTGCAAAACCGCCACCCACGGCTGAGTCAATTAAAAAGCGACTCAACGAacgcattgaaaaaaaagatccaaCCAAAGCTTTTGTGTTCGcatcacaaaaccaaaataacCCCTCAATGGTTGGACAAAACGGCCCTCCCAACTGTAATTTCGAGTTGTTATGGAAAAAACTAAGGGACAATGCTCAAGCACCTTCTTATTTCGATGAACGGGATATAAAAAGTTTTCTAGCGAAAGAAAGTATACCTGCCACTGCatcgatgaaaaatattcccttGGCGGCTCATGCTAGTGCGGTACCTATCAATAATGATCCGACGGATATGTTAaagaaaatgcttaaaatttctGGAGACCATCATAGCCTGTCTGGTGGAACTGGATTTATAAACAACGCCAAGGTAGATTCATTTGTACCG GGCGATGTTTTGATGAATGTTCCCGTACCAGAAAATTTGCCGAAACCACCGTTATCGTGGAAAATTGCCAACGCTGCTGCAGGAATCGAAGCACCGGGGAACAATCTATCACAATCAGCAGTCATCTCAGCTCACATGGCGAACAATGTACCAATCAAACCCAACCCATTCTTGGCAGCTTTGAACAATTCCTCCATGCCAAATCTCAACAGCATGGCTTGCCAAACAGGACACCGTTTGAACACAATGATACTGACATCTGTACCGGCGCAAATCCCCAATATCGACCAGCGAGGACCGATAGGTccacaaaatttaagttttaatcgAAATGTTCCGGCAGGAACTGGCGCATTCGTACCGTTGCAGGCCTTGAAAAAACAACGCCCTTTGAGGTCGGGAGGCGGAGGTGGTGGAAACGCTAAACAGAACGagattaaacaaaaacaatccaAAACTAGAAAAACGAATAATTCAAATGAAGAACGAAGCAAACAGGACGAGTCCAACCCGAATCGGGATGTCAAACCTGCTACAAAACCTAAAACTAAGAAACCACCATCTTCGACGACTAATTCAACTGCAAATGACGCAGCAGAGTCATCAAAAACG aATAAACCGGTTacacaaaaacaaccgaaagaGCGCAAAATGAAAATTGCTGCAAATTTCGCTCAACCACTACCTGAAGTTTAG
- the LOC129753312 gene encoding mitochondrial import receptor subunit TOM40 homolog 2-like, translating to QYTGTSTTTTVRCYNPTNESCRVTLDHLIGYNDRLAFGAELLCEWYRQATNAQIAIAARYTRDKYSFAATGSMEAFDLSYWRKVNDRIQIGSSLACSHREGKAIGTIYYRVERPDCTVRGLFDSNWSVGFTYQRRLKQMPINAGISLLFCIPKNTFQGGFKIDLDSNLQ from the exons CAATACACCGGAACAAGTACGACGACGACAGTACGATGCTACAACCCTACCAACGAGTCGTGCCGAGTAACGTTGGATCATTTGATAGGCTACAACGATCGGTTAGCTTTCGGTGCGGAACTTCTCTGCGAGTGGTATCGACAGGCGACCAATGCTCAAATAGCTATCGCAGCGAG GTACACCCGAGATAAATATTCGTTCGCGGCCACCGGCTCGATGGAGGCGTTCGATTTAAGCTACTGGCGTAAGGTGAACGATAGGATACAGATAGGCTCATCACTCGCGTGTAGCCACCGGGAGGGAAAAGCCATCGGCACAATTTATTACCGGGTGGAACGGCCAGATTGCACCGTCCGGGGGCTTTTCGATTCCAACTGGTCCGTGGGATTCACTTATCAGAG GAGGTTGAAACAGATGCCGATCAATGCCGGCATCAGTCTATTATTCTGCATCCCGAAAAACACCTTTCAGGGTgggtttaaaattgatttagacTCTAATTTGCAGTGA